A stretch of Amycolatopsis balhimycina FH 1894 DNA encodes these proteins:
- a CDS encoding TIGR03086 family metal-binding protein — protein sequence MTPLDDFDRASATVTGLVSGIRPDQWTLPTACVDWDVRAVVNHLAHGNAKVAFWAGTGPPAPDGDHLGADPVTEFAASVARARAVLAEPGLFTRTVTTPLGEVPGVFLVHMRVNEYVVHGWDIADATGASTDLLPDLASQALEQWRSRFGAAPRQPGGPFGPEVEAPEEATAADRLAAFLGRKAVSERW from the coding sequence ATGACTCCACTCGACGATTTCGACCGAGCTTCCGCGACGGTGACCGGCCTGGTCTCGGGCATCCGCCCGGACCAGTGGACCCTGCCGACGGCCTGCGTGGACTGGGACGTCCGCGCGGTGGTCAACCACCTTGCGCACGGCAACGCGAAGGTGGCCTTCTGGGCGGGCACCGGTCCACCGGCCCCGGACGGCGACCACCTGGGTGCCGACCCCGTGACGGAGTTCGCGGCGTCGGTGGCCCGGGCGCGGGCCGTGCTGGCCGAGCCGGGCCTGTTCACGCGCACGGTGACGACCCCGCTGGGCGAGGTGCCCGGGGTGTTCCTGGTGCACATGCGCGTGAACGAGTACGTGGTCCACGGCTGGGACATCGCGGACGCGACGGGTGCTTCGACGGATCTGCTGCCCGACCTGGCGTCGCAGGCGCTGGAGCAGTGGCGGTCCCGGTTCGGGGCGGCGCCGCGGCAGCCGGGCGGCCCGTTCGGCCCGGAGGTGGAGGCGCCGGAAGAGGCGACGGCGGCGGACCGGCTGGCGGCGTTCCTGGGCCGGAAGGCGGTCAGCGAGCGGTGGTGA